The following are encoded together in the Choristoneura fumiferana chromosome 4, NRCan_CFum_1, whole genome shotgun sequence genome:
- the LOC141427330 gene encoding uncharacterized protein: MASFIRNYLIHFEGSLFLITKTQGRNLKPVILWPRPVQKGLDWSKILKMKIEQFSKFVSDTALDHLVLHDSVIVVAGTNFFSRSYQQSGLTHRLGCESHQYANYLRKYLAMFKKAGIQCFFLFDGCQKNKEETRDKESHANPIFMRNIYMEVLDEMEFKYVVCEYESKRDVIALGQKLDCPIISDDIEFCFSGCMYIPSPELKFNDERNTIECRYFLLQKFLHRHHLTPDQLAIFIVLTDSELFPAGQFTKFFQHIRAPVNNHYKRNTRIIQWLAQHTQQQAWKTIESCTTKDDYNNFSAVLSKVRLMVGRREAGGVGAAWLQLHGAPSAAGTGNWFPAGVAAKHVSIDYINLYRTKQFHGSALVKPQECKDDAMYISLDIAKYAFDLLTDFQNDGFVFVSETQSGRETMDITDNEHSIRKPNYEANVCVFENGWSTVRQLGLLDHFLQETLQRSPRALGWVPRGARLVLAALAYWTRRAARPAALQAAGLHAAADAAAVLLGYVALSMLVQRTDKNKKNPPKSALFRKPILSPSTMQDEVTEDDCEIAAALMKDYFKISEEEIGRIYNEDLIYPLVQFQHCLSQLIDLNALCGAPLEPPALPRAFSAPLVYKLRHAMVGRNPRKFVNSLLCPAPTVLAFANGLIDVYETLVL, translated from the exons ATGGCCAGCTTTATTAGAAATTATTTGATACATTTTGAGGgtagtttgtttttaattacgaAAACGCAGGGACGAAATTTAAAACCAGTCATCCTGTGGCCACGACCGGTGCAAAAGGGGCTTGACTGGAGCAag ATCCTCAAGATGAAAATCGAACAGTTTAGCAAGTTCGTGAGCGACACTGCGCTCGACCACCTGGTGCTCCACGACTCCGTCATCGTGGTGGCGGGCACTAACTTCTTCTCCCGGTCCTACCAGCAGAGCGGTCTCACTCATAGACTGGGCTGCGAGAGCCACCAGTACGCAAACTATTTAAGAAAATACCTGGCCATGTTCAAGAAAGCTGGTATTCAATGCTTCTTCTTGTTTGACGGCTgccaaaaaaataaagaagaaacAAGAGACAAAGAAAGCCACGCCAACCCCATTTTTATGAGGAACATCTATATGGAAGTATTGGATGAAATGGAGTTTAAGTACGTCGTATGCGAGTACGAGAGCAAGCGGGACGTCATCGCGCTGGGTCAGAAACTAGACTGCCCCATAATAAGCGACGACATAGAATTCTGCTTCTCAGGGTGTATGTACATCCCGAGTCCTGAGCTGAAATTTAACGATGAGCGAAATACCATCGAGTGTCGTTATTTCTTGCTACAAAAATTCCTCCACAGGCATCATTTAACTCCGGATCAATTGGCCATATTCATAGTATTAACAGACTCAGAGCTCTTTCCCGCTGGACAATTCACGAAATTCTTTCAACATATAAGGGCACCGGTAAACAACCATTACAAACGTAATACTCGCATAATACAATGGCTCGCACAGCACACCCAACAGCAGGCTTGGAAAACGATCGAAAGTTGCACAACCAAGGACGACTATAATAATTTTTCAGCAGTATTGTCTAAAGTGAGGCTGATGGTGGGGCGGCGGGAGGCCGGCGGCGTGGGCGCCGCGTGGCTGCAGCTGCACGGCGCGCCCAGCGCCGCCGGCACCGGCAACTGGTTCCCCGCCGGCGTCGCCGCCAAGCATGTCTCCATCGATTACATCAACCTGTACCGCACCAAACAATTCCACGGCTCCGCACTCGTAAAACCCCAAGAATGTAAAGACGACGCCATGTACATATCACTCGATATAGCAAAATATGCATTCGATTTACTGACCGACTTTCAGAACGACGGGTTCGTTTTCGTGAGCGAAACGCAATCGGGTCGCGAGACAATGGACATAACGGACAATGAACATTCTATCCGGAAGCCAAATTATGAAGCGAACGTCTGCGTGTTCGAGAACGGTTGGAGCACGGTGCGGCAGCTGGGGCTGCTGGATCACTTCCTGCAGGAGACGCTGCAGAGGTCGCCGCGCGCGCTGGGCTGGGTGCCGCGCGGCGCGCGCCTGGTGCTGGCCGCGCTGGCGTATTGGACGcggcgcgccgcccgccccgcCGCGCTCCAGGCCGCCGGCCTCCACGCCGCGGCCGATGCCGCCGCCGTACTGCTCGGCTACGTCGCGCTCAGCATGCTCGTACAAAGAACGGACAAGAACAAGAAAAACCCTCCGAAGAGTGCCCTCTTCCGCAAACCGATCCTGAGCCCCTCGACGATGCAGGATGAAGTCACCGAAGACGACTGCGAAATCGCGGCGGCCTTGATGAAGGACTACTTCAAGATTTCTGAGGAAGAAATCGGCAGGATTTACAATGAGGATTTGATTTATCCTCTGGTGCAATTTCAGCACTGCCTGAGTCAGCTGATCGACCTGAACGCGCTGTGCGGCGCGCCGCTGGAGCCGCCGGCGCTGCCGCGGGCGTTCTCTGCGCCGCTGGTGTACAAGCTGCGCCACGCTATGGTGGGCCGCAACCCGCGCAAGTTTGTCAACAGCCTGCTGTGCCCCGCGCCCACGGTCCTGGCTTTCGCCAACGGTCTTATCGACGTTTACGAAACGTTGGTGTTGTAA